In Lysinibacillus sp. FSL M8-0337, the following proteins share a genomic window:
- a CDS encoding ATP-binding cassette domain-containing protein: MIQVSNVGLRYGDRKLFEDVNIKFTPGNCYGLIGANGAGKSTFLKILSGEIEAQEGNVSMGKDERLSVLKQNHFEYDEHTVLDTVIMGNKRLYDVKNEKDAIYAKEEFSDEDGMRAAELEGEFAELNGWEAESEAATLLNGLGISDDLHYMLMGDLEGSDKVKVLLAQALFGQPDVLLLDEPTNHLDLKAIQWLEEFLINFENTVIVVSHDRHFLNKVCTHIADLDFSKIQLYVGNYDFWYESSQLAQKMAQDQNSKKEEKIKELQAFIARFSANASKSKQATSRKKMLDKIELDDIKPSSRKYPFINFQIGREIGNDVLTVDGLTASQDGQTLFKDIRFSMNKDDKIVLLGSPMAKTALLDILMEEKEADAGTFKWGVTTSQSYFENDHDKYFEGSEKSLVEWLRQYSPDDETESFLRGFLGRMLFSGEEVKKSPSVLSGGEKVRCMLSKMMLATANVILLDEPTNHLDLESIQALNEGLIRFKGAMIFTSHDHQFIQTIANRVIEIREDGTILDKQLTYDEFLEWKDSQGLN; encoded by the coding sequence ATGATTCAAGTAAGTAATGTAGGTCTTCGCTATGGCGATCGTAAACTATTTGAAGACGTAAATATAAAATTCACACCGGGGAATTGCTACGGTTTAATCGGAGCAAATGGTGCAGGAAAATCAACATTCCTAAAAATTCTTTCTGGTGAAATTGAAGCACAAGAAGGAAATGTTTCAATGGGTAAGGACGAACGCTTATCTGTCCTTAAACAAAACCACTTCGAATACGATGAGCATACAGTACTGGATACTGTCATTATGGGTAACAAACGCCTATATGATGTAAAAAATGAAAAAGATGCAATTTATGCAAAAGAAGAATTCTCTGATGAAGATGGCATGCGTGCTGCTGAATTAGAAGGTGAATTTGCAGAGCTAAACGGTTGGGAAGCTGAATCAGAAGCAGCAACATTATTAAACGGTTTAGGCATCTCAGATGACCTTCACTATATGTTAATGGGTGACCTTGAAGGTTCTGACAAAGTGAAAGTGTTATTAGCACAAGCTTTATTCGGCCAACCAGATGTTCTATTACTGGATGAGCCTACCAACCACCTTGACTTAAAAGCGATTCAATGGTTAGAAGAATTCCTAATTAACTTTGAAAATACAGTAATCGTCGTATCCCATGACCGTCACTTCTTAAACAAAGTATGTACGCATATCGCGGATTTGGATTTCTCTAAGATCCAATTATATGTGGGGAACTACGATTTCTGGTATGAATCTTCTCAATTAGCGCAAAAAATGGCACAAGACCAAAATTCGAAAAAAGAAGAGAAAATTAAAGAATTACAAGCGTTTATTGCTCGTTTCTCTGCGAATGCGTCTAAGTCTAAACAAGCAACATCACGTAAAAAAATGCTGGATAAAATCGAGCTAGATGATATTAAACCTTCTAGCCGTAAATATCCTTTCATCAACTTCCAAATCGGCCGTGAAATCGGTAATGATGTTTTAACAGTTGATGGTTTAACAGCGAGTCAAGACGGTCAAACGTTATTTAAAGATATTCGTTTCTCAATGAATAAAGACGATAAAATCGTATTACTAGGTAGCCCAATGGCCAAAACAGCGCTTCTTGATATTCTAATGGAAGAAAAAGAAGCTGATGCTGGTACATTTAAATGGGGTGTTACAACATCTCAAAGCTATTTCGAAAACGATCATGATAAATACTTCGAAGGCTCAGAAAAATCATTAGTAGAATGGCTTCGTCAATATTCACCTGATGATGAAACAGAAAGCTTCCTACGCGGTTTCTTAGGTCGTATGCTATTCTCTGGTGAAGAAGTGAAAAAATCCCCTTCTGTCTTATCAGGAGGAGAAAAAGTGCGTTGTATGTTGTCAAAAATGATGTTAGCAACTGCTAATGTAATTTTACTTGATGAACCAACGAACCACCTTGACCTTGAATCAATTCAAGCGCTAAATGAAGGGTTAATCCGCTTCAAAGGTGCCATGATTTTCACATCTCATGACCATCAGTTCATCCAAACAATTGCTAACCGTGTCATTGAAATCCGAGAAGATGGTACGATTTTAGACAAACAGTTAACTTATGATGAGTTTTTAGAGTGGAAAGACAGCCAAGGTTTAAACTAA
- a CDS encoding DinB family protein — translation MYRQVEDFLNDWSMAAEGTVQVLKAMTDDTLDQCIVEGHNSLAWLGWHLVGAAGYFSYLAGLTVPMIRQEDPVPTTAAEIVATYEKIANSIKEEAAKLSNEGLLEEVNSFKGPISKGALLRAMIDHQTHHRGQMTVLLRQAGLPVPGVLGPTKEMQ, via the coding sequence ATGTATCGACAAGTAGAAGATTTTCTAAATGACTGGTCAATGGCAGCGGAAGGAACGGTTCAAGTACTAAAAGCAATGACGGATGATACGTTAGACCAATGTATTGTGGAAGGGCATAATTCATTAGCTTGGTTAGGCTGGCATTTAGTTGGTGCAGCAGGCTATTTTAGTTATTTAGCAGGTTTAACTGTGCCAATGATTCGTCAAGAAGATCCAGTTCCAACTACAGCAGCAGAAATAGTAGCGACATATGAAAAGATAGCCAACAGTATTAAAGAGGAAGCGGCAAAGCTTTCAAATGAGGGCTTACTAGAAGAAGTGAACAGTTTTAAAGGACCGATTTCTAAAGGAGCATTATTACGCGCAATGATTGATCATCAAACACATCATCGTGGACAAATGACTGTACTATTACGACAAGCTGGTTTACCTGTACCAGGTGTATTAGGACCAACGAAAGAAATGCAATAA
- a CDS encoding S66 peptidase family protein produces the protein MFSPLKQGDTIGIYSPSKPASVLAKARYERGKARLQALGFTIKEGLLTGKSDTYRSGTPKERAQELNDLLRDPTVKMILPTMGGTNANSMLPYIDYAALQQTPKILVGLSDVTAILLAIYAKTGIPVFYGPSVASTFGEFPPFVNYTEQYFKTLFMQALPIPYEMPTPPIWTDDRINWLEKTVEKTQHDNSWFTVQQGSAEGRLIGGNINTMYGFIGTPFFPQIKEGDILLLEDTSKTIAVVEKNFAMLKLHGFFDKISAIILGKHEQYDDEGTGRKPYDVLLEQLDGLNIPILAEVDCCHTHPLHAMPLGLRVKVDATQKRITFLESWFS, from the coding sequence ATGTTTTCCCCATTAAAACAAGGCGATACAATTGGTATTTATTCGCCTTCCAAACCAGCCTCAGTTCTTGCTAAAGCTCGTTATGAACGAGGTAAGGCAAGATTACAAGCACTCGGCTTTACCATTAAGGAAGGTCTATTAACTGGCAAGAGTGATACATATCGTTCTGGAACGCCGAAGGAACGAGCACAAGAGCTCAATGATTTACTACGGGATCCTACGGTGAAAATGATATTGCCTACGATGGGAGGCACAAATGCAAATAGTATGTTGCCTTATATAGATTATGCTGCTTTACAACAAACGCCTAAAATACTTGTGGGCTTGTCAGATGTAACAGCAATCCTACTTGCTATCTATGCTAAGACGGGTATCCCGGTGTTTTACGGTCCTTCAGTTGCATCCACATTCGGTGAATTCCCACCATTCGTAAATTATACAGAACAATATTTTAAAACTTTGTTTATGCAAGCCTTGCCAATTCCTTATGAGATGCCCACTCCCCCTATATGGACGGACGACCGCATTAATTGGCTTGAAAAAACTGTAGAAAAAACACAACATGATAATTCATGGTTTACTGTACAACAAGGAAGTGCGGAAGGTCGTTTAATCGGTGGTAATATCAATACAATGTATGGTTTTATAGGAACCCCCTTCTTCCCACAAATAAAAGAAGGCGATATTTTACTGTTAGAAGATACATCCAAAACAATTGCTGTAGTCGAGAAAAACTTCGCCATGCTAAAATTACATGGCTTCTTCGACAAAATTTCAGCAATTATTTTAGGTAAACATGAGCAATACGATGATGAAGGAACAGGACGAAAACCATATGATGTTCTGTTAGAACAGCTGGACGGGTTAAATATACCAATCTTGGCGGAGGTGGATTGTTGTCATACACACCCATTGCACGCCATGCCACTTGGTTTACGTGTCAAAGTGGATGCAACACAAAAACGCATTACATTTTTAGAGAGCTGGTTCTCTTAA
- a CDS encoding serine protease has product MSDIHKHTTEEELTEEELIELVLAEQQKALAEEQERRLQGSKVRKQKPIIKWMIWCMAFVLFMNTFALIFQIYSIPAIEFLKVSSQLSKQEDIQTYKKAIVEVSTGSSKGTGFVISPDGLVVTNAHVVENALTLSVVFPEQGLMEAQLVQSFPEVDLALLQVTGTNLPSLTLANRPSYQEDEAVYFIGNPLAFTGIANKGTLLNEIYLDDWQVPVMMMQAPVYKGNSGSPVFNTDGDVIGIVFATMKKEPYGRVGLFIPIHVLQEQIEQYNFYDE; this is encoded by the coding sequence ATGAGCGACATACATAAGCACACTACTGAAGAAGAGTTAACAGAAGAGGAATTGATTGAACTTGTATTGGCGGAGCAACAAAAGGCTTTAGCTGAAGAACAGGAAAGACGCCTGCAAGGAAGCAAGGTAAGGAAGCAAAAGCCCATTATTAAATGGATGATATGGTGCATGGCATTCGTCTTATTTATGAATACGTTTGCACTGATTTTCCAAATTTACTCGATACCAGCTATTGAATTTCTCAAGGTCTCCAGTCAATTATCCAAACAAGAAGATATTCAGACATATAAAAAAGCGATTGTTGAAGTTTCTACTGGCTCTAGTAAAGGGACAGGCTTTGTCATTTCTCCAGATGGCTTAGTTGTAACAAATGCCCATGTGGTGGAAAATGCGCTTACATTGTCTGTTGTCTTTCCAGAACAAGGGCTTATGGAAGCACAATTAGTACAAAGTTTTCCTGAAGTCGATTTAGCTCTTTTGCAAGTTACTGGTACCAATCTACCGTCGTTAACGCTTGCCAATCGCCCTAGTTATCAAGAGGATGAAGCAGTTTATTTCATTGGAAATCCACTAGCTTTCACAGGTATTGCAAATAAAGGAACATTACTGAATGAAATTTATCTTGATGATTGGCAGGTGCCCGTTATGATGATGCAAGCACCTGTATACAAAGGCAATAGTGGGAGCCCTGTTTTCAATACAGACGGTGATGTGATCGGTATTGTGTTCGCCACCATGAAAAAGGAGCCTTATGGACGAGTAGGGTTGTTTATACCTATACATGTTTTACAAGAACAAATCGAGCAATATAACTTCTATGATGAATGA